In Rhizobium jaguaris, a single window of DNA contains:
- a CDS encoding BadF/BadG/BcrA/BcrD ATPase family protein, with amino-acid sequence MIVGIDIGGTKTHLMGEDEHGRIGERTLATSEWRGRREAERDASMLVSLINGMVGDRTPAAVVVGSHGCDTDEECSSLQAQLAGQLSGTVLVLNDSELLLPAAGKPDGISVISGTGSIAVGRNRNRKMIAAGGWGWYLGDEGSASGLVREAARAVRGSLDAGGALDGLGRALMDALAIKSPVEFGRALSDIGSAAGIGELAPIVFQAADDGSSLASGVIEYGGETLALLAARLIARGAKESDVVTGGGVITRQPRLFEAFSRALANKAPKLSLTLLKEPPVKGAILLARRLATGERPASLPLPHVAGKVETTDDGRAA; translated from the coding sequence ATGATCGTTGGAATAGACATAGGCGGCACGAAGACCCACCTGATGGGCGAAGACGAACATGGCCGCATAGGGGAGCGGACGCTTGCCACTTCGGAATGGCGCGGAAGGCGGGAGGCCGAGCGCGACGCGTCGATGCTCGTCTCCCTCATCAACGGCATGGTTGGAGATCGTACGCCGGCGGCCGTGGTCGTCGGCTCGCACGGTTGTGACACCGATGAGGAGTGCTCGAGCCTGCAGGCGCAGCTTGCCGGTCAACTCTCCGGCACAGTGCTCGTTTTGAACGACTCCGAACTGCTTCTGCCGGCGGCCGGAAAACCAGACGGCATATCCGTCATTTCGGGGACGGGCTCGATCGCGGTTGGCCGAAATCGAAATCGCAAGATGATCGCTGCAGGTGGCTGGGGCTGGTATCTCGGAGACGAGGGGAGCGCGAGCGGTCTCGTCCGCGAGGCGGCCCGCGCCGTCCGCGGGTCTCTCGATGCCGGTGGGGCGCTCGATGGCCTTGGGCGTGCGCTGATGGACGCACTCGCCATCAAGAGCCCGGTCGAATTCGGGCGCGCGCTCAGCGACATAGGCTCTGCCGCAGGCATCGGTGAGCTTGCTCCAATCGTCTTTCAGGCGGCGGATGACGGTTCCTCCCTTGCATCTGGCGTGATCGAATATGGCGGCGAAACGCTTGCCCTGCTTGCCGCACGGCTGATTGCTCGGGGCGCGAAGGAAAGCGACGTGGTCACCGGCGGCGGTGTCATCACGCGGCAGCCGCGCCTCTTTGAAGCGTTCAGCAGAGCACTCGCGAACAAAGCCCCAAAGCTCAGTCTCACCCTGCTGAAAGAGCCCCCAGTCAAAGGGGCGATCCTCCTCGCGCGCCGGCTGGCGACCGGTGAACGCCCGGCGTCGCTGCCGTTGCCGCATGTCGCGGGCAAGGTTGAAACCACCGATGATGGGAGAGCAGCATGA
- a CDS encoding ABC transporter substrate-binding protein: MKAKFILTVMVSAVAILSAGVASAAGLDQKLHDMLPEKIKSAGEIKVGTEPQTPPYDFYGDDNKTIIGLERELRDEMGTRLGVKFTDMPAQFASIIPGIQAGRFDMGMSAFGDFADREKIVDVVNYMLEGTSIIVLDGNPKGVHKLKDACGLNAGAVQGSIPLQLLDKQKGLCPADKPLNVMQFPSNDQIKIALQSGRADLSMDTTGVAAYSLQHQPEGNRKLELVGGAQYAVGYQAMLVSKESPQLRDALAATMQSMIDDGTYAKIFEKWGLGENKLDKVTINDAARFADYMKLDD; this comes from the coding sequence ATGAAAGCGAAGTTCATTTTGACAGTCATGGTTTCGGCTGTCGCAATCCTTTCGGCCGGCGTGGCGTCGGCGGCCGGCCTGGACCAGAAATTGCACGACATGCTGCCCGAGAAGATCAAGTCGGCAGGCGAAATCAAGGTCGGCACGGAGCCGCAGACGCCGCCCTATGATTTCTATGGCGACGACAACAAGACGATCATCGGCCTGGAGCGTGAGCTGCGCGACGAAATGGGCACGCGCCTCGGCGTGAAGTTCACCGATATGCCGGCCCAGTTCGCCAGCATCATTCCGGGCATTCAAGCTGGCCGCTTCGATATGGGCATGTCTGCCTTCGGCGATTTCGCCGATCGCGAAAAGATCGTCGATGTCGTGAACTACATGCTCGAGGGCACCAGCATCATCGTTCTGGATGGCAACCCGAAGGGCGTCCATAAACTGAAGGATGCCTGCGGTCTCAATGCTGGCGCCGTGCAGGGCTCGATCCCGCTGCAGCTTCTCGACAAGCAGAAAGGCCTTTGCCCGGCGGACAAACCGCTGAACGTCATGCAGTTCCCCTCCAACGACCAGATCAAGATCGCACTTCAAAGCGGTCGTGCCGATCTGTCGATGGATACGACCGGCGTTGCCGCCTACAGCCTGCAGCATCAGCCGGAAGGCAATAGGAAGCTCGAGCTGGTTGGCGGCGCACAATACGCCGTCGGTTATCAGGCGATGCTCGTCAGCAAGGAAAGCCCGCAACTGCGCGACGCGCTTGCCGCCACCATGCAGTCGATGATCGACGATGGCACCTATGCCAAGATCTTCGAAAAATGGGGCCTCGGCGAAAACAAGCTCGACAAGGTCACCATCAACGATGCCGCGCGGTTCGCCGACTACATGAAGCTCGACGATTAA
- a CDS encoding glutathione S-transferase family protein, with amino-acid sequence MKIFDRPGFPNPARIRIVLAEKQLEPQVEFVSVDLIAAEHKQPAFLEKNPSGVLPVLQLDDGTFIAECTAITEYLDNLDGDPKLTGKTPKEKALIHMMQKRAETELLDAVGNYFHYATPGLGHDLQTFKSLEWAGRQEWGNRQRDKALNGMKYFNTVLESQPFVAGDDFSMADITVFAGLMFADAAGVAVPESFSPLIIWWAKVAELPSVSNRSGQMFVAEDLRRLGF; translated from the coding sequence ATGAAAATCTTCGATCGCCCCGGTTTTCCCAATCCGGCTCGTATTCGCATCGTTCTGGCAGAGAAGCAGCTCGAACCGCAGGTGGAGTTTGTTTCCGTCGACCTCATAGCCGCCGAGCACAAGCAACCTGCTTTCCTTGAGAAAAACCCCTCCGGCGTTCTGCCCGTGCTGCAGCTTGATGACGGCACCTTCATTGCCGAATGCACGGCAATTACCGAATATCTCGACAATCTCGATGGCGACCCGAAGCTGACTGGAAAAACGCCAAAGGAAAAAGCTCTCATCCATATGATGCAGAAAAGAGCCGAAACCGAACTGCTTGATGCGGTCGGCAACTATTTCCACTACGCCACGCCCGGCTTAGGCCACGACCTGCAGACGTTCAAGAGTCTGGAATGGGCCGGCCGCCAGGAGTGGGGCAATCGTCAGCGCGACAAGGCGCTCAACGGCATGAAATATTTCAATACGGTTCTCGAGAGCCAGCCATTCGTTGCCGGCGACGATTTCTCGATGGCTGACATTACGGTCTTTGCGGGCCTGATGTTTGCCGACGCCGCCGGCGTCGCCGTGCCGGAAAGCTTTTCGCCATTAATCATCTGGTGGGCGAAAGTCGCCGAATTGCCGAGCGTCAGCAACCGCAGCGGCCAGATGTTCGTTGCGGAGGATTTGCGCCGGCTCGGCTTTTGA
- a CDS encoding substrate-binding domain-containing protein, protein MKRVLTGAAAIAAALSIGAQAHAADVASVVSGLPDPLKAQYDGAPQKILPSAWDNWTPPPKPWKWCHSESYQGNPWRVTVTKELKRLVDGLIKDGVVSSFEVSDSNNDVSQQINQIRAFIDKKCTIITSIPGSATALDDAVDAAAKAGIPFITAAGSVTSPNAINVDSNYARWGYDMMSAINKSLPNGGNVLMVEGIAGHPIVAQERQGADKALAEDKKLKVARSVNGNWTANVTKTVVLQAIATNPAKIDAVWSTGSESRVIAEAFAQAERPAPLITGSLTGDALGYWKANPNKYRFEGHALLPHWTAQTLFRVGARMLDGQKPKLNTLMIPIPAVHEADLGKWYKDCMTPDAVSIFPVPPTDPMPEDLLDAYFAGAKPTIGWDYSKTPDACAK, encoded by the coding sequence ATGAAACGAGTTCTGACCGGTGCGGCGGCGATCGCCGCTGCCCTGTCGATCGGTGCCCAAGCGCATGCTGCAGATGTGGCTTCGGTGGTCAGCGGGCTACCGGACCCGCTCAAAGCCCAATACGACGGCGCGCCGCAGAAGATCCTGCCCTCGGCGTGGGACAACTGGACCCCGCCGCCGAAGCCCTGGAAGTGGTGCCATTCGGAATCCTATCAGGGCAATCCCTGGCGTGTGACGGTGACCAAGGAGCTGAAGCGCCTGGTCGACGGACTGATCAAGGATGGGGTCGTCTCAAGCTTCGAGGTGTCGGATTCGAACAATGACGTCAGCCAGCAGATCAACCAGATCCGCGCCTTCATCGACAAGAAGTGCACCATCATCACGTCTATTCCGGGTTCTGCCACCGCGCTCGACGACGCCGTCGATGCCGCTGCCAAGGCAGGCATCCCCTTCATTACCGCTGCCGGTTCGGTCACAAGCCCGAATGCGATCAATGTCGATTCCAACTATGCCCGCTGGGGCTATGATATGATGTCGGCCATCAACAAGTCGCTTCCGAACGGCGGCAACGTGCTGATGGTCGAAGGCATTGCCGGTCATCCGATCGTTGCCCAGGAACGCCAAGGTGCCGACAAGGCGCTGGCGGAGGACAAGAAGCTCAAGGTCGCGCGCAGCGTCAACGGCAACTGGACGGCCAACGTCACCAAGACCGTCGTCCTGCAGGCGATCGCCACCAACCCGGCCAAGATCGATGCCGTCTGGTCGACGGGCAGCGAAAGCCGTGTCATCGCCGAAGCCTTCGCCCAGGCCGAACGCCCCGCGCCTCTGATCACCGGCTCGCTTACCGGCGACGCGCTCGGCTATTGGAAGGCGAATCCGAACAAGTACCGTTTCGAAGGTCATGCGCTGCTGCCGCACTGGACGGCTCAGACGCTCTTCCGCGTCGGAGCCCGTATGCTGGACGGCCAAAAGCCGAAGCTCAACACGCTGATGATCCCGATCCCAGCCGTCCATGAAGCCGATCTCGGAAAATGGTATAAGGACTGCATGACGCCGGATGCCGTCTCGATCTTCCCGGTCCCGCCGACCGATCCGATGCCGGAAGACCTGCTCGACGCCTATTTTGCGGGTGCCAAGCCAACCATCGGCTGGGATTATTCGAAAACGCCGGATGCCTGCGCAAAGTGA
- a CDS encoding lactonase family protein — MGMQFLVFVGTLNREAPYFQGARGEGLSAYRFDEETLAIEKLANAPEIENPTFLSVAAGGNHIYANSEVFGWKEGLVTAFRFDRDAGTLTYINTQPTLGSITAQNTVTRDDRRLLLVNYAMGSSGPDQAVVVYGLRDDGGLTPPLASAARTGTGPNNERQERSHAHSVTQIAEDIVIVADLGTDSLASYRLTREGALEPLTETKTAPGSGPRHVALHPNGRFLFVMNELDSTVASYAINAADGPLTLCDVQPAVPAEARSQNHCADIQISPDGRFVYGSNRGHDSIVAFEADPEDGKLSLVNFFPCGGITPRNLALTPSGWHLFCANQNSDRISIFERNIATGALSDTGHAIEVGTPMCVRIIR, encoded by the coding sequence ATGGGTATGCAATTTCTGGTCTTCGTCGGAACGCTGAATCGCGAAGCGCCCTATTTTCAAGGTGCCCGGGGCGAAGGCCTGTCAGCCTATCGTTTCGATGAGGAGACACTTGCGATCGAGAAGCTCGCAAATGCGCCTGAGATCGAAAATCCGACATTCCTGTCCGTAGCTGCCGGCGGAAATCACATCTATGCGAATTCTGAAGTCTTCGGCTGGAAAGAAGGCCTGGTCACTGCGTTCCGCTTCGACCGCGACGCCGGCACACTTACCTATATCAACACGCAGCCGACACTCGGCAGCATCACCGCCCAGAACACTGTAACAAGGGACGATCGCAGACTGCTCCTTGTCAACTACGCCATGGGCTCCAGCGGCCCGGACCAAGCGGTTGTGGTCTACGGGCTCCGCGATGACGGCGGCCTAACGCCGCCCCTCGCTAGTGCCGCAAGAACAGGCACCGGGCCAAACAACGAGCGACAGGAGCGCAGCCATGCCCATAGCGTCACACAAATCGCCGAGGATATCGTCATCGTCGCCGACCTCGGAACCGACAGCCTTGCCTCTTATCGGCTGACGCGGGAAGGCGCTTTGGAGCCGCTAACGGAGACGAAGACGGCGCCGGGCAGCGGTCCTCGTCACGTCGCCCTCCACCCGAATGGCCGGTTTTTGTTTGTGATGAACGAGCTCGACTCGACCGTCGCAAGCTACGCGATCAACGCCGCAGATGGCCCGCTTACGCTATGTGACGTACAACCGGCCGTTCCCGCAGAAGCCCGGTCGCAGAACCATTGCGCAGACATTCAGATCTCGCCCGACGGACGCTTCGTTTACGGTTCCAATCGCGGCCATGACAGCATCGTGGCGTTCGAAGCCGATCCGGAAGATGGCAAGCTTTCGCTCGTCAACTTCTTTCCCTGTGGCGGCATCACACCACGCAATCTCGCACTAACGCCGTCCGGCTGGCATCTGTTCTGCGCGAACCAGAATTCCGATCGCATTTCGATCTTTGAGCGGAATATCGCGACGGGTGCGCTTTCAGATACCGGTCATGCGATTGAAGTCGGCACGCCGATGTGCGTTCGCATCATCCGCTGA
- a CDS encoding amino acid ABC transporter permease produces MTAQKIIPARNWGQRAAATLLILVVGLLVFMVATSRHINWSAIPQYIFDETILDGIRLTILFTVLSMIISIIAGAILATMRLASNSVLSGFASLYIWFFRGTPLLVQIIFWFNIQLFIPSIDIGSFHLDTNAIVTAFVAALLALSLNEAAYMAEIVRGGLLAVDSGQHEAAKALGYTPAQAMLRIIFPQALRVIIPPIGNQTISMLKTTSLVSVVAAQDLLTRAQNIYAKNFLIIELLLVASIWYLVMTTIASCIQYVIERRLGRSTHQTPVGWRNALRLMRAEGSNG; encoded by the coding sequence ATGACCGCGCAAAAGATCATTCCCGCTCGCAACTGGGGCCAGAGAGCTGCTGCCACGCTGCTGATCCTAGTGGTTGGCCTGCTGGTCTTCATGGTTGCTACGAGCCGTCACATCAACTGGTCGGCCATACCGCAATACATCTTCGATGAAACCATTTTGGACGGCATCCGGCTGACGATCCTGTTCACTGTGCTGTCGATGATCATCAGCATCATCGCCGGTGCGATACTCGCGACGATGCGGCTGGCGTCCAATTCCGTCCTCTCAGGCTTTGCGAGCCTCTATATCTGGTTCTTCCGCGGGACGCCGCTGCTCGTCCAGATCATCTTCTGGTTCAACATCCAGCTATTCATTCCAAGCATCGACATAGGTTCGTTCCATCTGGACACCAACGCCATCGTGACGGCTTTCGTTGCCGCGCTGTTGGCGCTCAGCCTCAATGAGGCTGCCTACATGGCCGAGATCGTCCGCGGAGGGCTTCTGGCTGTCGACAGCGGCCAGCATGAAGCCGCCAAGGCGCTTGGCTATACCCCCGCGCAGGCAATGCTTCGCATCATCTTTCCGCAGGCGCTGCGGGTGATCATCCCGCCGATCGGCAACCAGACGATATCGATGCTGAAAACAACCTCGCTCGTTTCCGTCGTCGCTGCGCAGGATCTGCTGACGCGTGCGCAGAATATCTACGCCAAGAATTTCCTGATCATCGAACTGCTGCTGGTCGCCAGCATCTGGTACCTCGTGATGACGACGATCGCATCCTGCATCCAGTACGTCATCGAGCGACGGCTTGGCAGATCCACCCATCAGACACCAGTCGGGTGGCGCAATGCCCTACGCCTGATGCGCGCCGAAGGGAGCAACGGATGA
- a CDS encoding SIS domain-containing protein, with protein sequence MTDRVPYREAIALQPAALDACLKAVSSRLETLDVAPLKSGPVVLAGIGASLYAAAVAAAQMRSQGIRAFALPATDLYEASVDAGGAYIAFSASGRSEEPAHAMELRPAAATYGIAKADGTPLSRVVKHMIATDSGTDSGPNTTSYLGSLLTAALLADKVGKPSGVRWSELSARAAATLDQTRRQADKAAKLLAGKKSIDCVGAGCAYGTAGYAALLIREAARVAAQDWDSLNFLHGPMESNDKDSGVLLFGDGREVKLAKDLAAFGIPSVLVTSRTDVDDQANLVVIHVPGFSKGIGDAILQAIPAQLLIGTLSEDAGLPVCNFRYRQTDTKRDI encoded by the coding sequence ATGACAGACAGAGTGCCATACCGCGAAGCGATCGCCCTGCAGCCCGCAGCGCTGGATGCGTGCCTCAAAGCCGTGTCCAGCCGCCTCGAAACATTGGATGTCGCACCATTGAAGAGCGGACCGGTCGTTCTCGCCGGCATTGGTGCCAGCCTCTATGCCGCAGCCGTCGCGGCCGCACAGATGCGCAGTCAGGGCATCCGGGCCTTCGCCCTGCCGGCGACCGACCTCTACGAAGCGTCCGTTGATGCCGGCGGCGCCTACATTGCCTTCTCCGCCTCCGGCCGGAGCGAGGAACCCGCCCATGCGATGGAACTACGCCCCGCGGCTGCCACCTACGGCATCGCAAAGGCCGACGGCACGCCGCTTTCCCGTGTCGTCAAACATATGATCGCAACCGACAGCGGAACGGACAGCGGCCCGAACACGACGAGCTATCTGGGGTCGCTTCTGACGGCGGCTTTGCTTGCCGATAAAGTCGGCAAGCCGTCCGGCGTGCGTTGGTCTGAGCTTTCCGCACGTGCGGCAGCAACGCTCGATCAGACACGCAGGCAGGCGGACAAGGCCGCAAAGCTCCTGGCCGGCAAGAAATCCATCGATTGCGTCGGCGCCGGCTGCGCCTACGGCACTGCAGGCTACGCCGCGCTGCTCATCCGCGAGGCCGCGCGCGTCGCCGCGCAGGACTGGGATAGCTTGAACTTCCTGCATGGACCTATGGAGTCCAACGACAAGGACAGTGGTGTCCTGTTGTTCGGCGACGGCCGAGAAGTCAAGCTGGCGAAAGATCTCGCCGCTTTCGGCATCCCGTCCGTTCTCGTGACCTCGCGCACGGATGTCGACGACCAGGCCAATCTCGTCGTTATCCATGTGCCGGGCTTCTCGAAAGGGATTGGCGACGCTATTCTGCAGGCCATTCCAGCGCAACTCCTGATTGGCACGCTTTCGGAAGACGCGGGTCTTCCGGTCTGCAATTTCCGCTATAGGCAAACCGACACCAAGCGGGATATCTGA
- a CDS encoding amino acid ABC transporter ATP-binding protein has product MSAPENTLSPLIVEAIDVHKSFGVLDVLKGINLSVRKGEVVCLLGPSGSGKSTFLRCINHLERMTSGRILVDGQLIGYHERGGALHEMSGKELAVQRRDIGMVFQRFNLFAHQDVLTNISQAPVLNRGQPRNEALARARQLLKMVDLEGREGAYPYQLSGGQQQRVAIARALAMNPKLMLFDEPTSALDPELVGEVLNVMRKLAADGMTMIVVTHELSFARDVADRVVLMDQGIVVEEGPAREVLDHPKHERTQAFLRRMH; this is encoded by the coding sequence ATGAGCGCCCCCGAAAACACCTTGTCGCCACTGATCGTCGAGGCAATCGATGTTCACAAATCCTTCGGCGTGCTCGACGTGCTGAAGGGGATCAATCTTTCCGTCCGCAAGGGCGAAGTCGTTTGCCTGCTCGGTCCGTCCGGCAGCGGAAAATCCACTTTTCTTCGGTGCATCAATCACCTGGAACGGATGACGAGCGGACGGATTCTCGTCGATGGTCAGCTCATCGGCTACCACGAACGGGGCGGCGCGCTTCACGAGATGAGCGGAAAAGAACTTGCCGTCCAGCGTCGCGACATCGGCATGGTCTTCCAGCGCTTCAATCTTTTCGCGCATCAGGACGTGCTGACCAACATTTCTCAGGCGCCCGTTCTCAACCGCGGCCAGCCGCGCAATGAGGCGCTTGCCCGCGCCCGGCAACTCCTCAAGATGGTCGATCTCGAAGGCCGGGAGGGCGCCTATCCCTACCAACTGTCCGGCGGCCAGCAACAGCGTGTCGCGATTGCCCGGGCGCTCGCGATGAACCCGAAGCTGATGCTCTTCGACGAGCCGACCTCGGCCCTCGATCCGGAGCTGGTCGGGGAAGTTCTCAATGTCATGCGCAAACTCGCGGCTGATGGCATGACCATGATCGTGGTCACCCACGAACTCTCCTTCGCGCGCGACGTCGCAGATCGCGTGGTCTTAATGGACCAGGGCATCGTCGTGGAGGAAGGACCGGCGCGCGAGGTTCTCGACCATCCAAAACACGAGCGAACGCAAGCATTTCTCAGGCGGATGCACTGA
- a CDS encoding ROK family transcriptional regulator yields the protein MTDSARAVLKTIAVNGPATRPQLSALLHFSKPTMSAAVTELERYGLLAPTGVNRGQVGRTSVSYGLGPNAGYVIGIDCGTTQVHAIARGLDGSKLAEVAHPLDDKSGRDRFQTIETVIAELLPDCAGKATPLRAIAIALPNIISPSLERLPDRDAFISVLERLKNSYGVPVLLENNVNCAALAEYHEGAAKQHSFAIYMQIGVKVGVGIVLEGKLFRGFRGAAGEVGHLPFPWSEREQPRWQHVETYLGSAALLERAAQEWPPQEGNPPASASELFALVDLSATARKIVEKHAGDIGNLAAACVSILDPQLIVLGGGVGQNAILLPGVAKAICDLCWPVEVVVSQLSNQATVLGAVRLAIDFAMARLLGEDSKAAFLYPGALTADLINIR from the coding sequence TTGACGGATAGCGCACGCGCCGTTCTCAAGACCATAGCAGTGAACGGTCCGGCCACCCGTCCTCAACTCAGCGCCTTGCTGCACTTTTCCAAACCCACGATGTCGGCCGCCGTCACTGAGCTTGAGCGTTACGGGCTGCTCGCGCCGACGGGCGTGAACCGTGGACAAGTGGGGCGAACATCAGTTTCCTATGGTCTTGGCCCCAATGCGGGCTACGTGATCGGGATCGACTGCGGCACGACGCAGGTGCATGCGATTGCCCGCGGGCTGGACGGCTCGAAACTCGCCGAAGTCGCCCATCCCCTGGATGACAAATCGGGAAGGGACCGTTTCCAAACCATTGAAACCGTGATCGCCGAGCTTCTGCCGGATTGTGCGGGCAAGGCAACGCCTCTACGCGCAATCGCCATCGCCTTGCCGAACATCATTTCGCCATCGCTCGAGCGGCTTCCCGATCGGGACGCGTTCATAAGCGTCCTTGAGCGGCTGAAGAACAGCTATGGCGTTCCTGTCCTGCTTGAGAACAACGTCAATTGTGCTGCCCTTGCGGAATACCACGAAGGGGCCGCGAAACAGCATTCCTTCGCCATCTATATGCAGATCGGCGTCAAAGTGGGTGTTGGCATCGTTCTCGAGGGTAAGCTCTTCCGGGGCTTTAGAGGCGCGGCGGGCGAAGTCGGGCATCTGCCATTTCCCTGGTCCGAACGGGAGCAGCCGAGATGGCAGCATGTCGAAACATATCTCGGCTCGGCGGCATTGCTTGAGCGCGCGGCGCAGGAATGGCCGCCGCAGGAAGGAAATCCGCCTGCAAGCGCCAGCGAGCTGTTCGCGCTTGTCGATTTGTCCGCGACGGCGCGCAAGATCGTCGAGAAACATGCGGGCGATATTGGAAATCTGGCCGCTGCCTGCGTCAGCATCCTCGATCCGCAACTGATCGTGTTGGGCGGGGGCGTGGGCCAAAATGCCATTCTGCTGCCCGGCGTGGCGAAGGCCATCTGCGATTTATGCTGGCCTGTCGAGGTGGTCGTCAGCCAATTGTCGAACCAGGCAACCGTGTTGGGCGCGGTACGCCTTGCCATCGATTTCGCAATGGCAAGGCTGCTTGGCGAGGACAGCAAAGCCGCCTTCCTCTATCCCGGCGCGCTGACGGCCGATCTCATCAATATCCGATAG
- a CDS encoding ATP-binding cassette domain-containing protein, which produces MLEIENVSKRYGETVAISEATITFRAGTVHTILGENGSGKSTMVKLLSGIVQPDGGMIRLDGRPFAGNAPADFQRVGFATVFQEVLIAPDRTVTDNILLGLDGLISRRIPRDKRRETAAAALGRFAVTEVPLDAAAGSLPLAAQQLIVLARAVVRKPRILILDEVTAALDYADRESVFKLMRQLAAEGCLLLFITHRMDEVMSLSDRISILRGGKVVKTEDCGVSTPADLLKAMAPQTAAELSDA; this is translated from the coding sequence ATGCTGGAAATCGAAAACGTCTCGAAGCGTTACGGCGAGACCGTGGCCATTTCAGAAGCCACGATCACCTTCCGGGCGGGAACGGTGCACACGATCCTGGGTGAGAATGGCTCGGGAAAAAGCACGATGGTCAAGCTGCTGTCCGGCATCGTTCAGCCGGACGGCGGCATGATCCGCCTCGACGGGCGGCCGTTTGCCGGCAATGCGCCGGCCGATTTCCAGAGGGTAGGTTTTGCGACCGTTTTTCAGGAGGTGCTGATCGCTCCTGACCGGACTGTCACCGACAACATCCTTCTTGGCCTGGACGGCCTGATCAGCCGCCGTATCCCGCGGGACAAGCGGCGGGAAACCGCTGCTGCGGCTCTTGGCCGTTTCGCGGTGACGGAGGTTCCGCTTGATGCTGCTGCCGGCTCGCTGCCGCTGGCGGCACAGCAACTCATCGTGCTGGCGCGCGCCGTGGTGCGAAAACCGCGGATTCTGATTCTGGACGAAGTCACCGCGGCTCTCGACTATGCCGATCGCGAATCGGTCTTCAAGCTGATGCGGCAATTGGCGGCTGAGGGATGCCTGCTGCTGTTCATCACCCATCGCATGGACGAGGTCATGTCCTTGTCCGACCGCATCTCGATCCTGCGCGGCGGCAAGGTCGTCAAGACGGAAGATTGCGGCGTGTCGACGCCCGCCGACCTGCTCAAAGCCATGGCGCCGCAGACCGCAGCGGAGCTTTCCGATGCCTGA
- a CDS encoding TetR/AcrR family transcriptional regulator, with amino-acid sequence MMAKTKSDMREAVMAVAKAAVQAHGYNALSFRELAKDVGIKSASVHYHFPTKGALGAALARRYTEDGATYLDELLVKSQDPKWCMDRYAEVFRAALANENRMCLCGIMSAELDDLPPEVRSEVDNFAAMNVAWLARVLKLANPDAAEHVLNEHAMAIFAAIEGAQLIARGCRDIAIYDRTVQTYRQTGLIP; translated from the coding sequence ATGATGGCGAAGACGAAATCCGATATGCGCGAAGCGGTCATGGCGGTGGCAAAGGCGGCGGTGCAGGCGCACGGCTATAACGCGCTGAGTTTTCGCGAGCTTGCAAAGGATGTCGGTATCAAGAGCGCCAGCGTGCATTATCATTTTCCGACAAAGGGCGCTCTCGGGGCTGCACTGGCGCGGCGCTATACGGAGGACGGCGCCACCTATCTCGATGAATTGCTGGTCAAATCCCAGGATCCCAAATGGTGCATGGATCGATATGCTGAAGTTTTTCGCGCGGCGCTCGCCAATGAAAATCGCATGTGCCTGTGCGGCATCATGAGCGCGGAATTGGATGATCTACCCCCAGAGGTGAGAAGCGAGGTCGATAATTTCGCTGCCATGAACGTCGCCTGGCTCGCGCGCGTTTTGAAACTGGCAAACCCTGACGCGGCCGAGCATGTCTTGAACGAACACGCGATGGCGATTTTTGCGGCCATTGAGGGAGCACAGCTCATCGCCCGCGGATGTCGCGACATCGCGATCTACGACCGGACGGTACAGACCTATCGGCAGACAGGGCTCATTCCGTAA